The nucleotide sequence AATCTGGAAACTGACTTTTCTTTTGAAGTGCCTGGCGTGGCACGTTTCCGTGTCAACGCATTTAACCAGAACCGCGGTGCCGGTGCGGTATTCCGTACCATTCCCTCTAAAGTACTGACCCTTGAAGATCTGGGCATGGGACAGATTTTTAAAGATATCTGTGAATATCCACGTGGTCTGGTACTAGTCACAGGTCCAACCGGTTCGGGTAAATCAACTACCTTGGCGGCGATGCTGGATTATATTAATGACAACCGCTATGACCATATTCTGACCGTCGAAGATCCGATCGAATTTGTGCATCAGTCCAAGAAATGTTTGATTAACCAGCGTGAAGTGCATCGTGATACGCATGGCTTTAATGAAGCATTACGTTCTGCATTACGTGAAGATCCGGATATTATTCTGGTCGGTGAGATGCGTGACCTTGAAACCATTCGTCTGGCTTTAACTGCGGCAGAAACGGGTCACCTTGTTTTCGGCACCCTGCATACCACCTCAGCGGCCAAAACCATTGACCGTGTGATCGACGTATTCCCTGCTGAAGAAAAAGACATGGTACGTGCCATGTTGTCTGAATCCCTACAAGCCGTAGTTTCACAGGCTCTGCTGAAGAAAAATGGCGGTGGGCGTGTGGCGGCGCATGAAATCATGATTGGTATTCCGGCGATTCGTAACCTAATTCGTGAAAACAAAGTCGCACAAATGTACTCAGCAATTCAGACCGGTGCCAACTATGGCATGACCACACTGGACCAGACCCTGAAAACACTGGTGTCCAAAGGTTTGATCAGCCCGCAAGTTGCACGTACTGCAGCCAAACAGCCAGAAGCATTTTTATAAGAAAATTGAATTGTATTGGGGTTTATATACATGGATTTTAACGGCTTACTCGATTATATGGTGGAGAAAAAAGCATCGGATCTGTTCATTACTGCCGATGTCGAACCATCCATCAAGATTAATGGTCAGATTTTACCGATTGGCTCAGTAAAATTACCGGGTGCGGCAGTAGGACAACTGCTCAATTCCATCATGACTGAAAAGCAGCGTAAAGAATTTGCTGACAGTCGTGAATGTAACTTTGCCATCAGCACACCGGACAAAAGTGCCCGCTTCCGTGTCAGTGCCTTTCAGCAACGCGATCAACCGGGGATGGTTTTGCGTCGGATTGAAACTGTTATTCCAACTATGGATGAACTCAAGTTACCGCCAATTTTAAAAGAACTGGCGATGACCAAACGTGGCATCATTATTTTTGTCGGGGCAACGGGTACCGGTAAATCAACCTCGCTGGCGTCTTTGGTCGGTTATCGCAATGAAAATTCCAAAGGTCATATCATTACCATTGAAGATCCGATCGAATTTATTCACCAGCATAAGGGCTGTATTATCACCCAGCGCGAAGTCGGCATTGATACAGATTCATTTGAAATCGCTCTGAAAAACACCTTGCGTCAGGCACCGGATGTAATTCTGATTGGTGAGATCCGTTCACGTGAAACCATGGATTATGCGATTGCCTTTGCCGAAACCGGTCATCTGGTCTTTGCTACCCTGCACGCTAACAACGCTAACCAGGCGATTGACCGGATTATCCATTTCTTCGAAGCAGACCGGCATAATCAGCTGTTTATGGACTTGTCCCTAAACATGAAAGCGATTGTGGCACAGCAACTGATTCCAACCATCGATGGCAATGGTCGCCGCGCTGCCATTGAGATTCTAATTAACTCGCCACTGATTGCCGACTTGATTCGTAAAGGTGATGTGCATGAGATCAAGGATCTGATGAAGCGTTCCCGTGAACTGGGCATGCAGACCTTCGATCAGGCGCTGTATGATCTGTATAAAGCCAAACAGATCAGCTATAAAGATGCACTGAAACATGCGGATTCACCCAACGACCTGCGTTTGCAAATCAAACTGTCAGAAGAAGGTGGCAGCCATTTATTGCGTGCACATTCCAATATCACCTTTGACGGTCAGTCCTGATCGGATTGAGCGCATAAAAAAACAGGCTTCCCATGAAGCCTGTTTTTTTTGTTTGAACCAGAGCTCAAATTATTTTTTACGGAACACTTCCTGACATGCAGTCGCATCGCAGTAGCCATACAGATTCAGTGAGTGACCGGTTAATTCAAAACCAAATTTCTCAGCAACGTCATGCTGCTCTTTTTCAATCGTGTCATTAATAAATTCAACAACTTTGCTGCAATTTAAACATACCAGGTGATCGTGGTGATCTTCCTGCATAATTTCAAAAACTGAATGATTATTTTCAAAATTATGACGTTCGATGATGCCCGCTGCTTCAAATTGCGTTAACACACGATACACAGTTGCTAAACCTACATCTTCGCCCTGATCGAGTAAAGTCTTGTAAATATCTTCCGCACTTAAATGATGTTGTTTTGAATTTTCTAGTAATTCTAATATTTTAATTCGTGGAAGGGTAACTTTCAGTCCAGCTTTTCGTAAATCTTGGTTTGAAATAGTCATGTAAAAAGGTCTCTCAACAAAATCAAAGTTGGAATATGCAACAAAGTTTAGATGCAGTATGATCTATCCTTGGATCAAATGCATCATAATTAATTTGGGATAGTTTAGCAAAATGCAAAAAATCATGTTGACGTTATTCGTCACTTCATTGCTCGTCGGCTGTTCGACATTAGGTGTTTATAAAGTAGATATTCCACAAGGAACCCCTTTAACCCAAGCACAAGCCGCTAAAATTCAGGTGGGAATGAGCCATCAACAGGTGCGTTTCTTACTGGGCAGTCCAACAGTAAGCGATCCACTGAATCCTTTACGTTGGGACTACATCTATAACTATACCCCAGGAACCTACGCTAAAAAAGCCAAGATCCCGGCAGCCCAAGGCCAGCATTTGAAAATCTACTTTAACCAGTCTGGTATCGTGGAACGTGTTGAAGGTCTGGAGACGATTCCAGAATCTCAACCCGGCTTACCAGGATCAAAAGAAGCGATTTTAAATGCTCCCCCACTATAGTCGGTTTCACATGAAAAAGCCCCTGAATCATTAGGGGCTTTTTTAATTAAGCTGATTGATTGAGCAGATCATTGAGGCTACTGCTCATTCAAGCCGCTTTCTATTCGGAAGATGGTTTCAGCTTTCTTAAAAGATTGCCTCTGGCATAACGACCCACAGGATTTTTCTCGGCGCGTTTACGTCGGATGTCTTTAGGATTGATGGTCAGTGCTCGGTAAATTTCTACCCGATCCCCTGCTGCCAGTGGCTGCTGATGATCTTGCAAACGCACCCCAAAGATGCCCAGAGATAACGGTTCAGGCAAGTCGACCTGCTCACGGATTCCACTCTGCTCAATCGCATCCAGTGCCGTCATGCCGGGCTGAAATGGCACGGCTAGATGAAATTGTTTTTCTGACGTCGCATACGCTACCCAGATCATCGCCTCACTCATCAGACGAATTGTCCTAAGACAGCAATGATTGCCAGAATAATCCCGACCGGCAACACCACACGTACTGCAATACGCCAGATGTTATAAAACGCTTCAGAGCTAAAATTCATTGATTTACGCAAATGACTGATCTTCATGATCCAGCCGGCAAATAATGCATAGATCAAACAAATCAATAAGCCCCAGACGAGCAAGACCACATTGAAAATTGGGCTTAGATTTGGAATAGCCCAGATCAGCGTAACCGCCGCCACAATCGCCCATTGAATCGCAGGATGAAGCTGACGTTGCTGTAACTGTTCACGTGCCATTTGCAAAATTAATGCGGCAGCTGCCACCATCGCTGCGACCAAGGTGAATGCAGGGATTTGCGCTTGCACAGCAAAGAAAGCAAATGCAATGACAGCAACGAGCTGCGCAATCCAGATCGGCAATACCGTCTTGCTGGCGACATCCTGTTGTTGTACAGCGCTTAGGCTAGACTGCCAGTACAAGCCCATGCCCAGACCACTTGCCACCAGCGCTAATACGGTGGCATTGCCCCATTCCGAGAATTCGACTGGCGTGACTTGCCATGCAGGTAGTGCAGTTCCCATTACATTGGCCAGAACCAGAGATGCGAGCACCCCAATCGTTGTAACAGCCAATAAAATTTGACGCGGTAGCAGTGACAGGGCCAACGCTACTATTGTCAATCCGATCAACAAAAGGTTCGGTGCAAGATCAAGTGCAGCAACCGCCAGAACATTACTGGCATTGTTCAGCATTGCACCTGCCAGAAACGGAATAAAAATCACACTTAACCAGCCGACAATACGCCATTTCTGTGACGCATCAGCTTCACGGGTCAGCGTTGACAGCGCCTGTAATGGCGTTGTTCTAGAGCGCTTGGCCAAAGCAATTTCCAAGTAGCAGACTGGAAGTGCCAGAATCAGCATGGTGGCTAACCAGAGCATCCAGAAATCCAGCTGACGATCAATCTGTATACCGGTTATCGGTGCGAGCGTCGCGATGATAATAAACGATAAACAGAAAGCCATCAGCGGCGATAACCATTTTGACATAGCATTGTCCTGCATGATGCATTCCTATAAAAATCTAGCGCTATTTTGCCTTGTGAAGCGGTGAAAATCAAAAACAAAAAGCAAACCACCTTAACGGTGATTTGCTGCGCCAAAATTATAATTAAATTGTAATTCTTGTTATCTCTTTAGATATTTTATTATGAGAAAAACCGAGCGAACCAGTTTTTACCGGTTTTCTTTTCTTTTTCCTTGATGATGC is from Acinetobacter lwoffii and encodes:
- a CDS encoding type IV pilus twitching motility protein PilT: MDITELLAFSAKNGASDLHLSAGLPPMIRVDGEVRRINLPALEHKEVHKLVYDIMNDKQRRDFEENLETDFSFEVPGVARFRVNAFNQNRGAGAVFRTIPSKVLTLEDLGMGQIFKDICEYPRGLVLVTGPTGSGKSTTLAAMLDYINDNRYDHILTVEDPIEFVHQSKKCLINQREVHRDTHGFNEALRSALREDPDIILVGEMRDLETIRLALTAAETGHLVFGTLHTTSAAKTIDRVIDVFPAEEKDMVRAMLSESLQAVVSQALLKKNGGGRVAAHEIMIGIPAIRNLIRENKVAQMYSAIQTGANYGMTTLDQTLKTLVSKGLISPQVARTAAKQPEAFL
- a CDS encoding PilT/PilU family type 4a pilus ATPase, translated to MDFNGLLDYMVEKKASDLFITADVEPSIKINGQILPIGSVKLPGAAVGQLLNSIMTEKQRKEFADSRECNFAISTPDKSARFRVSAFQQRDQPGMVLRRIETVIPTMDELKLPPILKELAMTKRGIIIFVGATGTGKSTSLASLVGYRNENSKGHIITIEDPIEFIHQHKGCIITQREVGIDTDSFEIALKNTLRQAPDVILIGEIRSRETMDYAIAFAETGHLVFATLHANNANQAIDRIIHFFEADRHNQLFMDLSLNMKAIVAQQLIPTIDGNGRRAAIEILINSPLIADLIRKGDVHEIKDLMKRSRELGMQTFDQALYDLYKAKQISYKDALKHADSPNDLRLQIKLSEEGGSHLLRAHSNITFDGQS
- the fur gene encoding ferric iron uptake transcriptional regulator — its product is MTISNQDLRKAGLKVTLPRIKILELLENSKQHHLSAEDIYKTLLDQGEDVGLATVYRVLTQFEAAGIIERHNFENNHSVFEIMQEDHHDHLVCLNCSKVVEFINDTIEKEQHDVAEKFGFELTGHSLNLYGYCDATACQEVFRKK
- a CDS encoding outer membrane protein assembly factor BamE; amino-acid sequence: MQKIMLTLFVTSLLVGCSTLGVYKVDIPQGTPLTQAQAAKIQVGMSHQQVRFLLGSPTVSDPLNPLRWDYIYNYTPGTYAKKAKIPAAQGQHLKIYFNQSGIVERVEGLETIPESQPGLPGSKEAILNAPPL
- a CDS encoding RnfH family protein; this encodes MSEAMIWVAYATSEKQFHLAVPFQPGMTALDAIEQSGIREQVDLPEPLSLGIFGVRLQDHQQPLAAGDRVEIYRALTINPKDIRRKRAEKNPVGRYARGNLLRKLKPSSE